One window of the Colletotrichum destructivum chromosome 6, complete sequence genome contains the following:
- a CDS encoding Putative cellulose/chitin-binding protein: protein MQSKIITVLSLVAAVSAHGKVTSPTPRPAGDAFKEACGNTLWNTEQSDPYGNIQGLAQQAGSSLVASQCQLELCKGYKFADNAANVQSYTPGQTVDFEVEIRAPHTGVANVSVVDTTSNSIIGAPLISFENYASTKTGVAANNTAFSVTLPDSLPAECATAGNCVLQWWWDSAEAGQTYMSCVDFTSGSGSGSGSAPATPSAAPTTLLTSAVPSATPVTPAPAASDEAAAPVATPSAAPSEPASSCTKRRAAKRALRKRM from the exons ATGCAGTCCAAGATCATCAccgtcctctccctcgtcgccgccgtctcggcccaCGGCAAGGTCACCTCGCCCACCCCTCgccccgccggcgacgccttcAAGGAGGCCTGCGGCAACACCCTCTGGAACACGGAGCAGTCGGACCCGTACGGCAACATCCAGGGCCTCGCCCAGCAGGCCGGCAGCAGCCTTGTCGCCTCCCAGTGCCAGCTCGAGCTCTGCAAGGGCTACAAGTTCGccgacaacgccgccaacgtcCAGAGCTACACGCCCGGCCAGACGGTCGacttcgaggtcgagatccGCGCCCCGCACACGGGCGTCGCCAACGTCTCTGTCGTCGACACCACCAGCAActccatcatcggcgccccGCTCATCTCCTTTGAGAACTACGCCAGCACCAAgaccggcgtcgccgccaacaacacgGCCTTCAGCGTCACCCTCCCCGACTCCCTGCCCGCCGAGTGCGCCACCGCCGGTAACTGCGTCCTGCAGTGGTGGTGGGActccgccgaggccggccagaCTTACATGTCCTGCGTCGACTTCACCTCCGGCTCTGgttccggctccggctccgccCCTGCCACCCCGTCCGCCGCTCCCACCACCCTCCTGACCTCCGCCGTCCCCTCGGCCACCCCCGTCACCCCGGCCCCCGCTGCCTctgacgaggccgccgcccccgtcgccaCCCCCTCTGCCGCCCCCTCTGAGCCTGCC TCCTCCTGCACCAAGCGTCGCGCCGCGAAGCGGGCCCTTCGCAAGCGCATGTAA